The Engystomops pustulosus chromosome 7, aEngPut4.maternal, whole genome shotgun sequence DNA window ATGCAAAAAGTCAAAATTTGTGGCATCttagtgccagtgtatgataaatgtgaacCCTCTGTGTGAATAGAGTGTGAGTACGCATGTCTGACCACCatttcattcacttctatgggactgaaAGTGCAACATTTTATCACTGGAACTTACAGAATCATCAAGTCAAAAGCTGTTttcaaattaaaatattttttacttacAAACTTCCATTCTAATATTTATTtaacacaaaataaattatttattaacataaccttacatacaaattcataaatattttaatacaAATAGAAAAGTTGCTGCGCAAATCAGTCAAACATATACAATAATCAGACcctgagatattggggcagatttatcaagctgtcttaaagtaagaatgttcttagtttcccatggcaaccaatcacagctctcctgtGAGCatcggtaaaatgaaagctgagctttaatTGGTTGCAATGGACAACTAAAAACATTCTTACttctagacagcttgataaatctgccccattatgtacactgCCATTTTACAACCCTTTGTATTCTCTTATTATtctgttttagattttttttgttagaTATTTAAGATATGGTTTTGCCTATATCTATCCCAACTCGTATATTTAAAAATGCCCACTTTTTGGTCCCTAGATTTGTCTAGAAGAATAAACATCCCAGAGTGGCCCAGAAGACTATGTTCTATCATAGGTGACGAGAAGGCTTCTCCCTTCCCAATTTTCACAAATATTATAAAGCAGCACAAATAGCTCAAATTACATCTATCTCCTCTGGGGGCCTGCCATCCCATGTGGTGGGTTTCTTTGGACTCAGCTCTTTTACTGTATCTCCATACACATTGATGGGCCTAATTTGTGCGAGTTGCCCCCTGCCCGGGGTGGGGAGGGTTATCACAACTTTCTCCGTTCACAGTTCACTCCCTGAATATATGGCAGGGTAGAAGATTCCAATATAAATTTCGATCCTGTCCCTTTCCTTTGCTCAACAGTCTCCACAACCCAATATTTGTACATGGTCTTGAAAACTATACTTTCCACTAGTGGATTCAAAATGATTTGGTAAATCTTAGTAAGTTAATGACCCGAGCGGAATTCCAAGAATCATATGACCCCCCCACACTCTGAATGTCTACACACTAACCAAGTATTGCATTTCTTAAACACTACTTAAATTCTTCTTGTTTTCATGGATCTGTATGTGGGACGGCAGAGGGACGATGTTATATGTACATGCCTGGAGGTTAAATTGACAAATATGTAGAAATATGTAGAAACTGAGAGAGGAGCAATTGTAGATATGCCCTTAATAAagcaccttaaaggacatctacatccAGAATGTAGGAAtgtaaaccaagggcacttacctgcttatgtgtgccccctctgacaggacccACTCTATTTGTAGCTTCTTGTTCCCTTGTTTTTTTAGAAATTATGTGTAAGAGCCTGAAGGGGTCCAggtccattgctgtctatggagccTGAAaccctcatttgcatcatttataaaaccttttttccccataaaaacagagtcctaagaagctaaaagaagattggAAAGTGACAGAGGGGGCAGACACCTTGTAAGATGTCCTGTAAAACAAGATTGTGTAGAATCTATCAAAGAGGACCTTTCAACACTTGAATTTGCTACCTAATGCAATTCGCCTGTTGTCATATGCACATATAGAAACATTAATTGATACTAATCTATGGTAATGATGAGATGAAATGAGTTGACTTTTCTGGGCACCCATTCCCATCATCCTGATGGCCAAGACATCAAAATCAGCTCTTCATGCTGGATGCAGACATCTTCTGAGCCAAGACAAGGCTATAGATGTGCTAGAACTATACTAAATGTCTAGGAGGTGGGGACCTCCTACACTACAAGGTCAACAATGTTATGGGGGCTTAGCATGGAGAAGATTTTTGACTTTGACCAAGCTGGATATACGATAAATAGAACATGAGGCAACACCGACCAGCTGTACAAATCCATCTTACAATGAAGGGTGGGGGATCTATCAATTTTGTGGCAGGGTGGTGCATGCAGCGTGCTAAAATTtttagtgggatgtaagtttgcggaacaagggattaatgaattaccgtatatactcgagtataagccgacttgagtataagccgagacccctaattttaccaccaaaaactaggaaaaactattgactcgagtattagccgagggtgggaaatacattggtcacagcccaacccccaagtatatagccagcaattccccagtagtatatagccagccagctcccagtagtatatagccagcctgcccccatgtagtatacagccagccagccccatgtagtatacagccagcccccagtagtaaacagccacccctaatagtttacagccagccagcccccatgtagtatacagcctagtagtatacagccagaccctagtagtatacagccagccagcccctagtagtatacagccagccagcccccagtagtatacaaccagccagcccctagtagtatacagccagcccctagtagtatacagcaagcccccagtagtatacacccagccagcccctagtagtatacagccagccagcccccatgtagtatacagccagcctgcccccatgtagtatacagccagcctgcccccagtagtatacagccaggctgcccccatgtagtatgcaaccagcctgccccctagtagtatacagcctgccccccagcacttaaaaaaataaacctatatactcaccctccgatgctcggcgcggctccccgatgttccCATTGTCGGCTTGGCTCGTTTTCTTTCTGCCGTGcggctcgtcttctttcttcggtcttctttaactgccggcatggacaaggccatgttttcttccagcaggcgcatactatgatgctgcctctgctgacgtcatagtatgcgccggccggccGGAAGATAACAAGGCCGTGTCCATTCCGGCAGTTAAagaagatagaagaaagaagacgtctcgagccgacatcggggacatcggggagccgcatgGAGCATCGggacgccggagggtgagtatataagtttatttttttatagacttgtgtataagccaaagtgacatttttcagcacattttttgtgctgaaaaactcggcttatacacgtgtCGGTAAGCTAGATTCCCAAGCGGCAACAAAATTATGCGGGTCAATGAATGCAAAAGCGGGTCAATGCTGGAAAAGTGGCGGATTCCCAAGCGGCAACAAAATTATGCAGGTCTAGTGAATGTCGGAAAACCACCAATTTTGTGGatccgacacttcataaataaggtgcaagaggtgcagcaaggggaaaaaaattgaGTTTTCCCTGTGACAGTCAACAATTATTGCCCCCAAGGGCAAAAAAATAGGATTTCCACATGTCACCAGAGCAGTGAAATAACAGTATTAGCAGATTCTAACTCATGTATATCACATTGATAAGACAATAACATCGTTTTCTCTGAATTGCTTTGAGACAACAAATGTAATATTCATCCTATTCATGGACCCAGCATAGCAATGTTATTTGTGTGCGAGGCATTCTGGTCCCAACATTCCTTTCATCAATACAAAATAGAATAGATTTTTTAATGTGCATCTTTTCTTAAGTTTTAGTAAAAATAGGTCCACTCACTTTTGCTGTAAAAGTAACCAATATAAATGGACtttaaccaggggcgtaactaggagaggctgggccgcaTAGCAGATTTTTTAAATGAGCTCctcttcccccttaaaaaatatacatagtatacactcatataaacacacattaacatacttatatatacagtatatagacatacagcaaatacacaccatatacacacacatacagcatatcgacacatacatacagtaccatatacacccatgcatcataaaCACAGACATACAAcaaacacacatgtatacaatattatatacagacattcaGCTtatacccaataccccagatcCCGGGGGCCCCCgtacactgtgggccccaaagagcccgctatggctgctaccactgtagttacacccctaacTTTAACCATGTAAttacttggcccttttttgtttatgTGTTTCCATTTTAGGGCGGGGATtggaacttttattttttaaaatattttataacttgaaaaattttttttttactatttttcagacccccaagtGTACTTTATCCCTATGTTGTACTAATATGtcacaagtcgttaaggggttaaatacagcatATATTGTGACATAATATTATACTGAAATTAATGTTGATGGTTTTGATTACTGAATGTCACTTTTCGATGATCTCAGTTACTCCTTGCCAGTGTGTATGTCAAAttttgtagcagtagtagtattaGAACAGTAGTAGTGGTCATAGTATAATGATAGAGAGAGACGTCTATTTAGGAGGCCTCGGTTTTTGGGACTTTAGAGTAAGTactattataattactatagtcaAACATGGAGAAGTCAAGACTATAAACGTTCATAAGTTTCCTGAACAGAACAGGAGAAATCGTGTCCAGATAACGTATAGTCAAGTCTTTGCCTGTACGGGAATCGTTAGAATGATGTTTCATTGTGGGGAATTTCAAATTTTCGTGGGCCCCTATGATTTTTAAAACATAATCGGCATCTTCCGTTATAGTCGTAAACTTGCCAATAAAGTCATATTTGATGCTGCACGGATCACAAAGCTCATACATCGGCTTCCAGTGAGTGTCTCGATGACTTGCGTTTTCCTGAATGATAAATTGGGCAAATTGCTCAAAAGTAAGGTTTAGTTTGGGATCAATGCCAAGTGTTCTTTTGATCTGGTTGGCAATGGTTTTAGAGTAGTAGACGTCATCCACGTGAAGAAACTTGTCTCGATAGGCAGATACAACTCTCTCCAGGGGATCTCGGGTGAACATCACTTTCGTATAATTTGCTAGAAGCTGTTTCTGAACTTCCGGAGGATATGCACCTAACTGTTTGAGTTGTTTGGAGCCATGTACCTGGTAATGCTTGAGGTCACCTGGTGTATGGCCAAGAGAGTCGTTCAGTAATAGAATGATGCGTTTCCAGTTTGAGCATCCCACCTTGGGCACCTCGCAATATAGAAATTTATGGCTATGTTCCACATATAACTGAGCAGCTACTTTCCGATCCAGCACATAGGATGTGCGGGTAAGGTTGTGCTCATCGCAGACAGATCTTATAGTAGCCTTCCTGTGTGCTTGAGATGCCAGGGGTGAATATTGGGAGCCATCTGTATAAcagaatagaaaaataataagCACTTACAGTttgttaaaaatacattttctaacCACAAATAGCATCATCTTTATACATGTTACAAACTTACAAGACTTTGATGACATGAGCTTATATTAGGGGAGAATGGAGTAGGGGCACTCACAATTTATAATACGAATGCAATTTCTGCCATCTGAACTATGAAACCTCACTTCCTCTCGTCCATGTGTcgccatagtaacagactacacacACACCTGACTACAAAGCTTGTTTTGTGCCAAATACCTATGGAACAAATTAATGTATGGATAGTGATGGTTttgtagacacaatggggcacatttactaagggtccgaacggcgcatttcgtcgggtttcccaacttttttctgttttgccctggattgccccgggtttttggcgcacgcgatcggattgtggtgcatcggcgctggcttgcatgcaacacaaatcgggggtgtggaggtcggacaacccgactgattcggacaaactgcagaatttaaaaaacgaaattgtgtcgcgagatcagcacttacatacaccttagtgaatcacgggaaAATCCGAAtcgtcgtcggacaacgcacagcggggatcgcgacgggacgggtaagtaagagCGCCCCAGTTTTTCTCAATTTGCCCACTGTAGTTATTCCAATTGATCATTCCATTTTCTTAACATGAGGAATTGTCCTTCTGGGATTTTTGCCAGTGAAATTATTTGCGGTATAAAGTGTGACATCTCACTCTTTTCGGGTAAACAAATGTTGGTGGGAATTGGCATGGATGAgaactatttaaaggaaatctacgatcaaaatccatcatgataaaccagggacacttactcatagatccttgtggtagtcttcttatatctgttattcatggcctccttccttcttaaatcaaattttaaaattatgataatgaaccaGAAGTGTTTGGGTTGGTGTTGAAAATGCCCCTCTGTGATCGGGCTTCACAGGAAGTCTCAacctccccctcttctccctcagcacttccccttcgaGTTGCCACATGAAATCTCATTTCAATAGAGTAAGCTTCAGCACAAAGtcggagggaggaagtgctccttgcacactgtctCGCAactccccccagagcccttgtgactcattagcataatctaaaagttgatttctatggtaggaggccatgtataacaattatcagaagattaccacagtgctttgatatatgagtaagtgaatcaggtttatcatgatggattttgatggtagatctcctttaggAAATATGTTAAAAAGAGTTGTCCAGGATCCAAAGATTTGAAGAGATGACGGCACACCAGCTTGCATAGTTCAGCAGTTTGACTTGATATTGTAGCACAATCCCATTCACTTGAATAGGATTAGGCTGGACACAGGCCAAGTGATGGATGTACACAACGCACTGGCCAGTGTTGTAGAAGCGACACTCAAAACACTGTCACAACAGCTTTAAGGTGAGGATTATTAGGTGTACAGGGTGTCGGGCCCCTGACAATCACACATTGACCAACTATTTTAAGCATACGTAAAGAATTTCCGAAAGCAAGACAAACCCGTAAATATGAAAATGAACTAATAAATTTTGCTCGTAGCGGAgatagattaaagggaacctgtca harbors:
- the LOC140068752 gene encoding carbohydrate sulfotransferase 9-like isoform X2; translation: MRRVTQKIFLLIVISGLFAFFLHNQWSKHHFALNGSQYSPLASQAHRKATIRSVCDEHNLTRTSYVLDRKVAAQLYVEHSHKFLYCEVPKVGCSNWKRIILLLNDSLGHTPGDLKHYQVHGSKQLKQLGAYPPEVQKQLLANYTKVMFTRDPLERVVSAYRDKFLHVDDVYYSKTIANQIKRTLGIDPKLNLTFEQFAQFIIQENASHRDTHWKPMYELCDPCSIKYDFIGKFTTITEDADYVLKIIGAHENLKFPTMKHHSNDSRTGKDLTIRYLDTISPVLFRKLMNVYSLDFSMFDYSNYNSTYSKVPKTEAS
- the LOC140068752 gene encoding carbohydrate sulfotransferase 9-like isoform X3, with amino-acid sequence MAIFSWLRWDSEHELDGSQYSPLASQAHRKATIRSVCDEHNLTRTSYVLDRKVAAQLYVEHSHKFLYCEVPKVGCSNWKRIILLLNDSLGHTPGDLKHYQVHGSKQLKQLGAYPPEVQKQLLANYTKVMFTRDPLERVVSAYRDKFLHVDDVYYSKTIANQIKRTLGIDPKLNLTFEQFAQFIIQENASHRDTHWKPMYELCDPCSIKYDFIGKFTTITEDADYVLKIIGAHENLKFPTMKHHSNDSRTGKDLTIRYLDTISPVLFRKLMNVYSLDFSMFDYSNYNSTYSKVPKTEAS
- the LOC140068752 gene encoding carbohydrate sulfotransferase 9-like isoform X1 — its product is MRRVTQKIFLLIVISGLFAFFLHNQWSKHHFALSSLPSDDLKSMAIFSWLRWDSEHELDGSQYSPLASQAHRKATIRSVCDEHNLTRTSYVLDRKVAAQLYVEHSHKFLYCEVPKVGCSNWKRIILLLNDSLGHTPGDLKHYQVHGSKQLKQLGAYPPEVQKQLLANYTKVMFTRDPLERVVSAYRDKFLHVDDVYYSKTIANQIKRTLGIDPKLNLTFEQFAQFIIQENASHRDTHWKPMYELCDPCSIKYDFIGKFTTITEDADYVLKIIGAHENLKFPTMKHHSNDSRTGKDLTIRYLDTISPVLFRKLMNVYSLDFSMFDYSNYNSTYSKVPKTEAS